The DNA window GGTACTAAAGTCCGACCTGCATCCGAAATACGAACCTATACCGAGTTTGTACCGGACTTATACCAGCATTGTAAAAGTTTTAGACATTTCGGCGGAAGCTtcagaaaaaaatgctttatttCATCTATATTTTGGCATTTAAATTAatatttataacattttactttttagttttgagGATAGAACATAGGGAATCGTGGAAATctcttgggctccctgtgtatTACTCGATTGGAACCCTGGGAAAGTTACAACTGGATGTGGCTGCTAGTGTCGAAGTGTGTGTGAATTCTACCCAATTTTTTAACAGTTTCATCGAAACTATGTCACAGCCGTTCGAACAAGTGGCTAAGCAGTTCGTAGAATATTACTACAGTGTCTTTGACTCAAATAGGAATAATTTGGCTCCACTTTATGTAAGTAACTTCGTTGTCGCTACAATAGAATTTTAGTTTAGCCTAACTGACAGCCCACCCCGGGGTATGTTATCTTCTGTTATTGCTTAGTTGACTTGTGATCATTTCTGTTTCCTGTATATAGCAACCGGGGTCGATGTTAACCTTTGAAGGAGCCCAGATCCAAGGGACAGAGGCTATCGTTGCGAAACTTGTGGTGAGgtgttttgttatgttttatcATActtgttcttttagggttttaGGCTATTTTACTTTTTACCTCGTGCCATTAAATTGCGGGGATCATTTAATCCCGATTCTAAATTCAGTCACATGAAAtgatttgtctttttattaattatttcttTGCATATTCATAACATATTCACATATTCTTTCCTTGAAAATCTGGTTGCATGCCATGTGAGGTGGTCTCAAATCCCAAATTAAGACAATTTGGCCAATCAACTTGTTGTTCTGCACAATTATAGTCCTTCATATTATAGTTACACCACCATGCTCCACATGAATAGGCCAACATTTGGTAGCCATCAATATAACTACACTGCTGCTTTCAACCACTGGCAACTTGTTTTTGGTGACTGAAACCATTCTGCAGTTACAACAGCCATTAGACTGACAGCCAATGAGAGAGCTCCAAAAGGCACCAGGCATAAAAAAGCAGACATGAAATACATAAGCACACACacgaaataaaaaagaatgcaaacctaaaaaaaatcaaattatgAAATTGCTCTCTGTGTGTTTATCAGTATTTTTCAGTGAATAGCTACTGTAGGAAGGTGATCCACTATAATGCTGTTTTAGTTGTGACCAGTTTAAAGCTGTGATAAATGTAGAATAGTAAGAATTCAAAAGTTATGAAGTTATGACCAATAATCTTTCAGGACTCTTAAACAAATGGCACAAGTTGCACATGTGACTGAAAATGGGCAACAGGTTTTTGTTATCATCTTatagccgcattgtcaccagtttacttctggaggGCCAACAGAAACCTTGTTAAGAGACagaagaatctattagaatcaaATTTTTCTCAAAGTAACTTTCGATAAACACACTActttcacaattttgaaatattttccaaGTTTTCCGTTTAAAATCACCaaagattgttacgtaatcgaccagaagtaaacttgtgacaatgcagcttcaGAATGGTAATTCATAGATGCCAGGATGTTCTTGAACCTTGAAGCTcattaaaaattcaaattcaagACTACTTCTTGCCTGTTTACTTCCTACATTAACTGTTTCTTTTCAAATGATCTACAGTCTATGCCCTTCCAACAAGTGTTACATGTGATTACATCACAAGATGCCCAACCACTTCCTAATGGTGGCATTATCGTATTTGTCATGGGGCAGCTGAAGGTTAGTTCAAATTTGGTCTTATCATAAGATGATATGATATTATAATGCCTAACAGGATATTTCCTAGAATGCCTAACAGGATATTTCCTAGAATGCCTAACAGGATATTTCCTAGAATGCCTAACAGGATATTTCCTAGAATGCCTAACAGGATATTTCCTATAATGCCTAACAGGATATTTCCTAGAATGCCTAACAGGATATTTCCTAGAATGCCTAACAGGATATTTCCTAGAATGCCCAACAGGATATTTCCTAGAATGCCCAACAGGATATTTCCTAGAATGCCTAACAGGATATTTCCTAGAATGCCTAACAGGATATTTCCTAGAATGCCTAACAGGATATTTCCTAGAATGCCTAACAGGATATTTCCTAGAATGCCTAACAGGATATTTCCTAGAATGCCTAACAGGATATTTCCTAGAATGTCTAACAGGATATTTCCTATAATGCCTAATAGAATAGTTTCTGACTTGCAGGCAGATCAAGACCCACCGTTGACATTCAGCCAGTGCTTCACACTCTTTCAAACTACCGAAGGCTCATATTATGTTCAAAATGATATGTTCAGATTAGGGTTACACAATGGTTGAACTGTTATAACACTATTGTGCTACACTGCTCCAATAACAAGATACAAAGAAGTAAACTGTGGATACCTAGGAAACTAATTACAGATTATGCCAGTCAGCTTAGGTAGCCAAAGTTATACcatcagttttttttacaagatgTAAAATTGTAGGTTTCGGATCTTTCAAGAGCAAGGCCATTATTGCTTCTTCTGAAAAGTTGGAGATTGCAATGGTCCCATAAaagtataatataataaactGTTTCTTTTTCACATGggttctgttttgttttttgatgTTTTGTTAGTTACATATCATCTTATTCTATTCACTGAACCAATACACCAGTCCATGTACTTTAGTTTGCGATTACTTAATATATCTTTATTTGTTTCAGAATTTAATTTTTGTCTCTGATACAGTAAAACAAAGATTACATAAATCATGATCCCTAGAGGATAAACAAATTTTAACACAGGATGTTAACaatacatttttattattcttatgTACATAATCTTTTTAGTCCAGGGAAGAAGTTTGGATTACAGGCAACAAGACTTTAGTCACCAGATGCAGAACATAAGACACTAGAAGAGATCCAGACCTCATTTCCTTCCCTACAGGATCAGTCCCCTCCAGTGTCCAAACATCCAAACAAAATGTGCGGCTATCACCAGAAAATCACAATTTCTGGATACTTTAGGTTGGCCATTTTATAATTTGGATGTCTTGGGGACCACGGCTAGCCTGTTTACAGGCTGTTAAGTGTGTTATATTGATATCCATCAGCTAATCAGCCCTCTGCAGGATTATGCAAAGCCAATAATGGAGGCTAATGTCCAATGGAGTCAAGTCTTGTATAAGGGATTTCTCCAGAATGGTAGCCAGAGCTTTGTGGATTGTGGGTCAGCACAGGGGCAGATCCAGGActtcaaaatggggggtggataatggccggatagacggcttacAACTGATCAAGTGGTTCTTGGTTGGTCACTAAATAGATCTTGCatacttcacgctgaattggatttgtcgcgtcagcaaagtcaagcaggcaaaggaaaatggacagtacctcgtccctcagacatttattttcttcaaacaaagtgacatttcaatccacccccccccccccttgtatGAGCCCCTGCAGCACCATGCTTGCGAGCCAGGGTCCACCACAGGGGCATATCTAGGGGTGGAATATACAGAAAAGCAATTAATCTGGGCACATTTTTGTTGAAACTCTTGCTTTA is part of the Nematostella vectensis chromosome 13, jaNemVect1.1, whole genome shotgun sequence genome and encodes:
- the LOC5510845 gene encoding nuclear transport factor 2, translating into MSQPFEQVAKQFVEYYYSVFDSNRNNLAPLYQPGSMLTFEGAQIQGTEAIVAKLVSMPFQQVLHVITSQDAQPLPNGGIIVFVMGQLKADQDPPLTFSQCFTLFQTTEGSYYVQNDMFRLGLHNG